The following are encoded together in the Hemicordylus capensis ecotype Gifberg chromosome 4, rHemCap1.1.pri, whole genome shotgun sequence genome:
- the SPATC1 gene encoding speriolin isoform X2 produces MAVFARYDELRKEIDLLVAENEELKQLVQLLRENQELKSVLHNQYNESPLPVYESSRIDNNDPLLNQAYLENTWDQPSFLPHPTLRLALRLPPDSPAQAAAALPPPPPPPPGAGAAGRLQPILRTAGQQQQQQQQPQLPQQQQQQQQQQQDVCRRNYAQDRQSPVYYRASSTPAEDSLTLSGGRMDYTLGDDAAAYPRGFCCECPFPWHPHLPPSAAFEISSGSFQTGTESRASSPDWSLPGYQQWVEDSSGMTPLLPPCDTSASSGVSWDASLDFKPNVPCIAIPVLNPGCLQRDTNPQVPAPLVTTSHREAFSALPMMGNTFPRPQLPFQPLVLPNPAPFTLAPPPPGRKARGLPPPEVRPSMAFARTQGPFPADMFCPPVPLPASTLPPPNPQRPPDVRPKERRGSLKQQENASRTSSSEAKPKETKQVSMERIVGEIAFQLDRRILSSVFPDRIRLYGFTVRNIPEKVMQRGNDPYSPLSEEQSAAIMERYNSIMNRLKPLGYDPNVHPRLTEHIVNTFGILRERPEMTGTEAASYNDIQYLQNVVKSTAPPEMLNDCLLLLNCLFELSGDDGKSLFIW; encoded by the exons ATGGCAGTGTTTGCTCGCTATGATGAACTAAGAAAAGAAATTGATCTACTTGTCGCTGAGAACGAAGAACTCAAGCAGTTGGTCCAACTCCTGAGAGAGAACCAGGAGCTCAAGTCTGTCCTCCACAACCAGTATAACGAGAGCCCCTTGCCAGTCTACGAATCTTCTCGGATCGATAACAACG ACCCACTGCTAAACCAGGCGTACCTGGAGAACACCTGGGACCAGCCCAGCTTCCTGCCTCACCCCACCCTCAGGCTAGCCCTACGCCTCCCACCTGACTCTCCCGCACAAGCGGCAGCGGccctcccaccaccgcctccaccGCCTCCTGGAGCGGGAGCAGCCGGGCGCCTCCAGCCCATCCTCAGGACAGccggacagcagcagcagcagcagcagcagccacagttgccacagcagcagcagcagcagcagcagcagcagcaggacgttTGCCGCAGGAACTACGCGCAAGACAGGCAGAGTCCCGTCTACTACAGGGCCAGCTCCACACCCG CGGAGGACTCTCTCACTCTCAGCGGCGGTCGCATGGATTACACTCTGGGGGACGATGCTGCTGCGTATCCCCGAGGCTTCTGCTGTGAATGCCCCTTCCCATGGCACCCACACCTCCCACCATCAGCTGCCTTCGAGATCAGCTCTGGAAGCTTCcagactggcacagagtcacggGCCTCCTCCCCCGACTGGTCTCTTCCAGGCTACCAGCAATGGGTAGAAGACAGCTCAGGGATgacccccctcctccctccatgtGACACCTCTGCCTCTTCAGGAGTCTCGTGGGATGCCTCACTGGATTTCAAGCCCAATGTGCCGTGCATTGCTATACCGGTCCTGAACCCCGGCTGCCTCCAGCGTGACACCAACCCGCAGGTCCCTGCACCGCTGGTCACCACCTCCCACAGGGAAGctttctctgccctccccatgatgggaaacaccttccCAAGACCCCAGCTGCCTTTCCAGCCCCTCGTCCTCCCAAACCCTGCCCCCTTCACCTTGGCACCCCCACCGCCAGGCAGGAAGGCCAGGGGGCTGCCCCCTCCAGAAGTGCGGCCTTCCATGGCCTTCGCAAGGACACAGGGGCCTTTCCCTGCTGACATGTTCTGCCCCCCCGTGCCACTCCCAGCCTCCACTCTGCCCCCACCGAATCCTCAGAGGCCTCCTGACGTGAGGCCAAAGGAACGCAGAGGCTCCCTGAAGCAGCAAGAGAACGCCAGCAGGACGAGCAGCAGCGAGGCCAAGCCCAAAG AGACCAAGCAAGTGAGCATGGAGCGCATTGTTGGTGAAATCGCCTTCCAGCTGGATCGCAGAATCCTCTCCAGCGTCTTTCCCGACCGAATCCGCCTCTACGGCTTCACTGTTCGCAACATCCCTGAGAAAGTCATGCAG cgaggaaatgacccCTACTCCCCGCTGAGTGAAGAGCAGTCTGCTGCCATCATGGAGCGCTACAACAGCATCATGAACCGCCTCAAGCCTCTGGGCTACGACCCAAATGTGCACCCCAGGCTGACGGAGCACATCGTGAACACCTTTGGCATCCTCCGGGAGCGGCCAGAGATGACGGGCACAGAAGCCGCCTCCTACAACGACATCCAGTATCTGCAGAATGTGGTCAAGAGCACTGCTCCCCCAGAGATGCTCAATGactgcctgctcctcctcaattGTCTCTTTGAATTGTCAGGAGATGATGGGAAGTCCTTGTTCATCTGGTGA